A part of Sulfurifustis variabilis genomic DNA contains:
- the glgP gene encoding alpha-glucan family phosphorylase → MNGTRYTLEVQPVLPARLKRLDELANDLLYSWDRQVRGLYYRLDPTLWELCGHNPKVFLRRVSQQRLEQAAADRIFMEDYNRVLSAYDTYHQEPIKSACSELLDEREDLIAYFCAEFGFHESFQIYSGGLGILAGDHCKAASDLGLPFVAVGMLYRQGYFTQTIDGQGNQIAHYTPTHFRDLPIVPAMDRDGREVRVHVNLPERRVLLRVWRAKAGRISLYLLDSDLEENAEADRRITYQLYGGDVNTRMQQEIVLGIGGVRALRAIGLHPTVWHINEGHAAFLILERCRELVAEGLDFDSALEVTAANTVFTTHTPVPAGHDIFNDQIMASYFTEKVKGVGISLEQLLELGSSPTAQGGFNMTALALRGSRFRNGVSRIHGGVASRMAAYVWPQISPEENPVGYITNGVHVPTFLAREWVNLFDMRIGGGWRNELLNESYWAQIDNIPDHSYWSLRQSLKTEMLADVRRRAIFQHRRNGYSEALIERLTDRLRPQSTETLTIGFARRFATYKRATLIFADPARLARLLNDPQRPCILIFAGKAHPHDIPAQNLIKVIHEYSLKPEFQGRIVLLEGYDQALARKLVTGVDVWLNNPEYPLEASGTSGEKAGINGVINLSVTDGWWAEGYNGRNGWAITPHGPAYDAAYRDREEAQELLDILEHQIIPLYYARNGHGYSEGWVGMSKESMKSLIVRFNAQRMVMDYVVRYYSNARRQRLVMAGKDYARAREVAAWRRVVDRAWPRVRLRRIDNPLEEIRSGEALAIRVAAYLDELAPDDVLVECLVGTESESGEFVKQDTLVFTPGARDSQTGETEFRLDLQPRLPGLQYYKIRMLPFHPCLSHRLELGYMIWL, encoded by the coding sequence ATGAACGGTACGCGCTACACGCTTGAGGTCCAGCCCGTCCTGCCCGCGCGTTTGAAGCGCCTGGACGAGCTGGCGAACGATCTGCTCTACAGCTGGGACCGGCAGGTCCGCGGTCTCTACTACCGGCTCGATCCCACGCTCTGGGAGCTCTGCGGACACAACCCGAAGGTATTCCTTCGCCGGGTTTCGCAGCAGCGGCTCGAGCAGGCGGCCGCCGACCGCATCTTCATGGAGGACTACAACCGCGTCCTCTCGGCATACGACACTTATCATCAGGAGCCGATCAAGTCGGCGTGCAGCGAGCTCCTCGACGAGCGCGAGGACCTCATCGCGTACTTCTGCGCCGAGTTCGGCTTCCACGAAAGCTTCCAGATCTACTCCGGCGGCCTCGGCATTCTCGCCGGCGACCACTGCAAGGCGGCGAGCGATCTCGGGCTCCCGTTCGTCGCGGTCGGCATGCTCTACCGGCAGGGGTACTTCACGCAGACCATCGACGGCCAGGGCAACCAGATCGCGCACTACACGCCCACGCATTTCCGCGACCTGCCCATCGTGCCCGCGATGGACCGCGACGGCCGCGAGGTGCGCGTGCACGTGAACCTCCCGGAGCGCCGCGTCCTGCTGCGCGTATGGCGGGCGAAGGCCGGGCGCATCTCGCTGTACCTGCTCGACAGCGACCTCGAGGAGAACGCCGAAGCGGACCGCCGCATCACCTACCAGCTCTACGGCGGGGACGTGAACACCCGCATGCAGCAGGAAATCGTGCTCGGCATCGGCGGGGTGCGTGCGCTGCGCGCGATCGGACTCCATCCGACCGTCTGGCACATCAACGAGGGGCACGCGGCCTTCCTCATTCTCGAGCGCTGTCGGGAGCTCGTCGCCGAGGGGCTCGACTTCGACTCGGCGCTCGAGGTGACGGCGGCGAACACGGTCTTCACGACCCACACCCCCGTCCCCGCCGGCCACGACATCTTCAACGACCAGATCATGGCGAGCTACTTCACCGAGAAGGTGAAGGGCGTCGGCATCTCGCTCGAGCAGCTGCTCGAGCTGGGATCGAGCCCGACGGCGCAGGGCGGCTTCAACATGACGGCGCTCGCGCTGCGCGGATCCCGCTTCCGCAACGGCGTGTCGCGCATCCACGGCGGCGTCGCCTCGCGCATGGCCGCCTACGTCTGGCCGCAGATCTCGCCCGAGGAAAACCCGGTCGGCTACATCACCAACGGGGTCCACGTGCCGACCTTCCTCGCCCGCGAATGGGTCAACCTGTTCGACATGCGCATCGGGGGCGGCTGGCGTAACGAACTGCTGAACGAGTCCTACTGGGCGCAGATCGACAACATCCCCGACCACAGCTACTGGAGTCTCCGGCAGTCGCTGAAGACGGAGATGCTCGCCGACGTACGCCGGCGCGCGATCTTCCAGCACCGGCGCAACGGCTACAGCGAAGCGCTGATCGAGCGCCTTACCGACCGCCTGCGCCCGCAATCGACCGAGACGCTCACCATCGGGTTCGCGCGCCGGTTCGCCACCTACAAGCGCGCGACGCTGATCTTCGCCGACCCCGCGCGGCTCGCGCGGCTGTTGAACGACCCGCAGCGTCCCTGCATCCTGATCTTCGCGGGCAAGGCGCATCCGCACGACATTCCGGCGCAGAACCTGATCAAGGTGATCCACGAGTACTCGCTCAAGCCCGAGTTCCAGGGCCGGATCGTCCTGCTCGAGGGCTACGACCAGGCGCTCGCGCGCAAGCTCGTGACGGGCGTCGACGTGTGGCTCAACAACCCGGAGTACCCGCTCGAGGCGAGCGGCACGTCCGGCGAGAAGGCGGGCATCAACGGCGTCATCAACCTGTCGGTCACGGACGGCTGGTGGGCCGAGGGATACAACGGCAGGAACGGCTGGGCGATCACGCCGCACGGGCCGGCGTACGACGCCGCCTACCGCGACCGCGAGGAGGCGCAGGAGCTGCTCGACATCCTCGAGCACCAGATCATTCCGCTGTACTACGCGCGCAACGGCCACGGGTACTCCGAGGGCTGGGTGGGGATGTCGAAGGAGTCGATGAAATCGCTCATCGTCCGCTTCAACGCCCAGCGCATGGTGATGGACTACGTCGTGCGCTATTACAGCAACGCGCGCCGTCAGCGTCTCGTGATGGCGGGCAAGGACTACGCGCGCGCCAGGGAGGTCGCCGCCTGGCGCCGCGTCGTCGACCGCGCCTGGCCGCGCGTGCGCCTGCGGCGCATCGACAATCCGCTCGAGGAGATCCGCTCGGGCGAGGCGCTCGCGATCCGCGTGGCCGCCTATCTCGACGAGCTCGCTCCGGACGACGTGCTGGTCGAGTGCCTCGTCGGCACCGAGTCCGAGAGCGGGGAGTTCGTGAAGCAGGACACGCTGGTCTTCACCCCGGGCGCGCGCGATTCGCAGACCGGCGAGACGGAGTTCCGGCTCGATCTGCAGCCGCGCCTGCCGGGCCTGCAGTACTACAAGATCCGGATGCTGCCCTTCCATCCCTGCCTCAGCCACCGGCTGGAGCTGGGATACATGATCTGGCTCTAA
- a CDS encoding glycoside hydrolase family 57 protein — protein MADGERLKVILAWHMHQPQYRDLISGEYQLPWVYLHVLKDYVDMAAHLEAHPNARAVVNFAPILLEQIADYAAQVSGFLENSRAIRDDVLCALTQVALPVDPEARLPLIKACLRANETRMIARFPAYQHLAEMARWLIEHPSSSVYLSEQFLVDLVVWHHLAWLGETVRRSDARVRRLIEKAGGYTLHDRRELLTVIGELLAGVIGRYRRLAERGQVELSTTPYAHPILPLLVDLKSAHDAQPDAPLPLLERYPDGVERARWHVRRGIDTFAQHFGFAPTGCWPAEGGVSDAALDLLAESGFRWAATGEGVLRHTLARAGENIHGAKDGWLYRRHATAKGVSAFFRDDGLSDLIGFTYATWHADDAVANLVHHLESIAEHAKDHPERVVSIILDGENAWEHYPENGYYFLNGLYARLAEHPRIRLTTFQDCLGLEPRTLPPLVAGSWVYGTFSTWIGDRDKNRGWDMLTDAARAFQAARSRLKPETLARAEVQLAVCEGSDWFWWFGDYNPAATVSDFERLYRDHLANLYQLIGVEPPDYLSAVFTRGSGMPVHGGTMRPGQPTA, from the coding sequence ATGGCGGACGGTGAGCGACTGAAGGTAATCCTCGCCTGGCACATGCACCAGCCGCAGTACCGCGATCTCATCAGCGGGGAGTACCAGCTGCCCTGGGTCTACCTCCACGTGCTGAAGGACTACGTGGACATGGCCGCGCACCTCGAGGCGCACCCGAACGCCAGGGCGGTCGTGAACTTCGCGCCCATCCTGCTCGAGCAGATCGCCGACTACGCGGCGCAGGTCTCCGGCTTTCTCGAAAACAGCCGCGCCATCCGCGACGACGTCCTGTGCGCGCTCACGCAAGTGGCGCTGCCGGTCGATCCGGAGGCGCGACTGCCGCTCATCAAGGCCTGCCTGCGCGCGAACGAGACGCGCATGATCGCGCGCTTTCCAGCCTACCAGCACCTCGCCGAGATGGCGCGGTGGCTGATCGAGCATCCGAGCTCCTCGGTCTATCTGTCGGAGCAGTTCCTCGTCGATCTCGTGGTATGGCACCACCTCGCCTGGCTCGGCGAGACCGTACGGCGCTCGGATGCACGCGTGCGGCGGCTCATCGAGAAGGCCGGGGGTTACACGCTTCACGACCGGCGCGAGCTGCTTACGGTGATCGGAGAGCTGCTTGCCGGCGTGATCGGCCGCTATCGCCGGTTGGCCGAGCGCGGGCAGGTCGAGCTTTCCACCACGCCGTATGCGCACCCGATCCTCCCGCTGCTCGTGGATCTGAAGAGCGCGCATGACGCCCAGCCGGACGCCCCGCTTCCGCTGCTGGAACGTTATCCGGACGGCGTCGAACGCGCGCGCTGGCACGTGCGACGCGGCATCGACACCTTCGCGCAGCACTTCGGCTTCGCGCCCACCGGTTGCTGGCCGGCCGAAGGCGGCGTGAGCGACGCCGCGCTGGACCTGCTCGCCGAGTCCGGTTTCCGCTGGGCGGCAACGGGGGAGGGAGTGCTGCGCCACACGCTCGCGCGCGCCGGCGAGAACATCCACGGCGCGAAGGACGGGTGGCTATACCGCCGACACGCCACGGCCAAGGGTGTGAGCGCCTTCTTCCGCGACGACGGGCTCTCCGATCTCATCGGGTTCACCTACGCGACGTGGCATGCCGACGACGCGGTCGCGAACCTCGTGCACCATCTCGAGTCGATCGCCGAGCACGCGAAGGACCACCCGGAGCGCGTCGTCTCGATCATCCTGGACGGCGAAAACGCCTGGGAGCACTACCCGGAGAACGGCTACTACTTTCTGAACGGGCTCTATGCCCGGCTGGCGGAGCACCCGCGCATCCGGCTCACGACGTTCCAGGATTGCCTGGGGCTCGAGCCGCGGACGCTCCCGCCGCTGGTGGCCGGGAGCTGGGTATACGGGACGTTCTCGACCTGGATCGGCGACCGGGACAAGAACCGGGGCTGGGACATGCTGACCGACGCGGCCCGCGCGTTCCAGGCGGCGCGGTCGCGGCTGAAGCCGGAGACGCTGGCGCGCGCCGAGGTGCAACTCGCCGTATGCGAGGGATCGGACTGGTTCTGGTGGTTCGGCGACTACAATCCGGCGGCCACCGTGAGCGACTTCGAGCGGCTGTACCGCGACCATCTGGCGAATCTCTACCAGCTGATCGGCGTCGAGCCGCCCGACTACCTCTCGGCCGTCTTCACGCGCGGAAGCGGCATGCCGGTGCACGGCGGGACGATGCGCCCCGGCCAGCCGACGGCGTGA
- the glgC gene encoding glucose-1-phosphate adenylyltransferase, producing the protein MKTVHTERFVSRLTRNTLALILAGGRGSRLKDLTNWRAKPAVPFGGKFRIIDFPLSNCINSGIRRIGVLTQYKAHSLIQHIQKGWGFLRGEFGEFVELMPAQQRIQPSWYLGTADAVYQNLDIIRNHGPDFVLILAGDHIYKMDYGPMIAFHVERQADLTVGCIEVPVHEGRDFGIVAVGEGGRIVEFQEKPEHPKPIPGSEELALASMGIYVFNTAFLIEQLIKDADNPKSAHDFGKDIIPAALEKYRVIAYPFRDVQSGQRGYWRDVGTVDAFWLANLELADAVPDLNLYDTAWPIWTYQEQLPPAKFIYDEEDRLGLAVNSMVSGGCIICGAVVRHSLLFSNVRVDSDASVTDSVVLPNVEIERGCRIRRAVIDKGCRLPAGTVIGENTEEDAKRYFISPRGIVLVTPEMLGQSLHHVR; encoded by the coding sequence GTGAAAACAGTGCACACCGAGCGCTTTGTCAGCCGCCTCACGCGCAACACGCTGGCGCTCATCCTCGCCGGCGGGCGCGGCTCGCGTCTGAAGGACCTCACGAACTGGCGCGCGAAGCCGGCCGTCCCGTTCGGCGGCAAGTTCCGCATCATCGACTTTCCCCTCTCGAACTGCATCAACTCCGGCATCCGCCGGATCGGCGTGCTCACGCAGTACAAGGCCCACTCGCTCATCCAGCACATCCAGAAGGGCTGGGGTTTCCTGCGCGGCGAGTTCGGCGAGTTCGTCGAGCTCATGCCCGCGCAGCAGCGAATTCAGCCGTCCTGGTACCTCGGCACGGCGGATGCCGTCTACCAGAACCTCGACATCATCCGCAATCACGGCCCCGATTTCGTGCTGATACTCGCGGGCGACCACATCTACAAGATGGACTACGGTCCGATGATCGCGTTCCACGTCGAGCGTCAGGCCGATCTCACCGTCGGCTGCATCGAGGTGCCGGTGCACGAGGGGCGCGACTTCGGGATCGTCGCCGTGGGCGAAGGCGGGCGCATCGTCGAGTTCCAGGAGAAGCCCGAGCACCCGAAGCCGATACCGGGAAGCGAGGAGCTGGCGCTCGCCTCGATGGGCATCTACGTGTTCAACACCGCGTTCCTGATCGAGCAGCTCATCAAGGACGCCGACAACCCGAAGTCGGCGCACGACTTCGGCAAGGACATCATTCCGGCGGCGCTCGAGAAGTACCGCGTCATCGCGTATCCGTTCCGGGACGTGCAGAGCGGACAGCGAGGCTATTGGCGCGACGTGGGCACCGTCGACGCCTTCTGGCTCGCGAACCTCGAGCTTGCCGACGCGGTTCCGGACCTGAACCTCTACGATACCGCCTGGCCGATCTGGACCTATCAGGAGCAGCTCCCGCCGGCCAAGTTCATATACGACGAGGAGGACCGGCTGGGGCTCGCCGTCAATTCGATGGTCTCGGGAGGTTGCATCATCTGCGGCGCCGTCGTGCGCCACTCGCTGCTGTTTTCGAACGTGCGCGTCGACTCCGACGCGAGCGTGACCGATTCCGTGGTCCTGCCGAACGTCGAGATCGAGCGCGGCTGCCGCATCCGCCGCGCGGTCATCGACAAGGGATGCCGTCTGCCCGCCGGCACCGTCATCGGAGAGAACACCGAGGAGGACGCCAAGCGCTACTTCATCAGCCCCCGCGGCATCGTCCTCGTCACGCCGGAGATGCTCGGTCAGTCGCTGCACCATGTCCGCTGA
- the glgA gene encoding glycogen synthase GlgA — MHKTLFVTSEAHPLMKTGGLGDVCGSLPRALRAIGVDVRLMMPAYRDAKAAAGRLRPVARVAVPRLPEPATLLEGTLPGTRVPVWLVDYPPAFDRPGDPYLDPQGQPWYDNAPRFALLARVAVAVARGEATLPWKPDVVHCHDWQTGLVPALLALERERPASVFTIHNLAYQGLFPADMFGSLGLPASLWSLAGLEFHGQMSFIKGGLAYADRLNAVSPTYAREIQTPALGCGLDGLLRHRADRLSGILNGIDVNVWNPARDPHIAAPYSRTRFDGKRINKRALQEMCGLPNEPLTPLLGMVGRLVEQKGVDLVLGAWPALARRGCQLVVLGTGESAYEDAWRRERGRHPAQLAVKIGYDEALAHRIEAGADIFLMPSRFEPCGLNQMYSLRYGTPPVVRRIGGLADTVEDANEDNLASGRATGFVFDEERPEALVAAVERALALSKQPDRWRRLVHTGMRQDFSWERSARAYVRLYDMATEQRDRSV; from the coding sequence ATGCACAAGACTTTGTTCGTCACGAGCGAGGCCCACCCGCTTATGAAGACCGGCGGGCTCGGCGACGTGTGCGGGAGCCTTCCGCGCGCGCTCCGTGCGATCGGCGTGGACGTCCGCCTGATGATGCCCGCATACCGCGACGCCAAGGCCGCCGCGGGCCGGCTGCGCCCCGTCGCGCGCGTCGCCGTGCCGCGTCTTCCGGAACCGGCGACCCTGCTCGAAGGCACGCTTCCCGGCACTCGCGTGCCGGTATGGCTCGTGGACTACCCGCCCGCCTTCGACCGGCCCGGCGACCCGTACCTCGACCCGCAGGGTCAACCGTGGTACGACAACGCGCCGCGCTTCGCGCTGCTCGCGCGCGTGGCCGTGGCCGTGGCGCGGGGCGAAGCGACGCTCCCGTGGAAACCGGACGTCGTGCACTGCCACGACTGGCAGACCGGTCTCGTGCCCGCGTTGCTCGCCCTCGAGCGCGAACGGCCCGCGTCGGTCTTCACCATTCACAACCTCGCGTACCAGGGGCTGTTCCCGGCCGACATGTTCGGTTCGCTCGGTCTGCCCGCGTCGCTCTGGTCCCTCGCCGGTCTCGAATTCCACGGCCAGATGTCGTTCATCAAAGGGGGGCTCGCCTACGCCGACCGCTTGAACGCCGTGAGCCCCACCTACGCCCGCGAGATCCAGACGCCGGCGCTCGGCTGCGGCCTGGACGGCCTCTTGCGCCATCGCGCCGACCGGCTGTCCGGCATTCTCAACGGCATCGACGTCAACGTGTGGAATCCGGCGCGCGATCCTCACATCGCCGCGCCGTACTCGCGCACGCGCTTCGACGGCAAGCGAATCAACAAGCGCGCGCTCCAGGAAATGTGCGGACTGCCAAACGAGCCGCTCACCCCCCTGCTCGGCATGGTCGGTCGGCTGGTCGAACAGAAGGGCGTGGATCTCGTGCTCGGCGCCTGGCCCGCGCTCGCGCGGCGCGGCTGCCAGCTCGTGGTGCTCGGAACGGGCGAATCCGCGTACGAGGACGCATGGCGTCGCGAGCGCGGGCGGCACCCTGCGCAGCTCGCCGTGAAGATCGGCTACGACGAGGCGCTCGCGCACCGCATCGAGGCCGGTGCGGACATCTTTCTCATGCCGTCGCGCTTCGAGCCATGCGGGCTCAATCAGATGTACAGCCTGCGCTACGGCACGCCGCCCGTGGTGCGGCGGATCGGCGGCCTCGCCGATACGGTCGAGGACGCGAACGAGGACAACCTCGCGAGCGGGCGCGCCACCGGCTTCGTGTTCGACGAGGAGCGCCCGGAAGCGCTCGTCGCCGCCGTGGAACGGGCGCTCGCGCTGAGCAAGCAGCCTGACCGCTGGCGCCGGCTGGTGCACACGGGCATGCGGCAGGACTTCAGCTGGGAAAGGAGCGCGCGCGCGTACGTCCGCCTCTACGACATGGCGACGGAACAGCGGGACCGGTCGGTCTGA
- a CDS encoding DUF4912 domain-containing protein, giving the protein MKSKTVKALRALAKERGIKGYSKLSKEELLRRLQTTEPRPSPAAETKAYAAGTEATPPPKSERPVARPAAERSEDTGYRKETPPWWEPSQPAARQTDTFSSEEERVEGAKYTLPPGSAAGTGPATDLGEDIDRLPALREPVLCLLPQKPGILHAYWVLPDGAPAGRDLKLRLCRSERDRLDVWEELPLPAEHGSWYFHVPDSLQNHEVVLQLGYYRDRDFVSAIHRGIARIPSLYASTSTDRWWWIAEEDFRRLYLNAGGFEAGVRRYGWAASVGSPGAPPPGPGEERLGWPGGVSSR; this is encoded by the coding sequence ATGAAGTCGAAAACCGTCAAGGCACTGCGCGCGCTCGCCAAGGAGCGCGGCATCAAGGGCTACTCGAAGCTCTCGAAAGAAGAGCTGCTGCGCCGCCTGCAGACCACCGAGCCACGCCCGTCTCCGGCCGCCGAGACGAAAGCGTACGCTGCCGGAACGGAGGCGACGCCTCCGCCGAAGAGCGAACGACCGGTCGCACGACCCGCGGCCGAGCGGTCCGAGGACACGGGTTATCGGAAGGAGACCCCGCCCTGGTGGGAGCCGTCCCAGCCGGCCGCGAGACAGACCGACACCTTTTCTTCCGAGGAGGAACGGGTCGAGGGCGCGAAGTACACGCTGCCCCCGGGGAGCGCGGCGGGGACCGGTCCCGCCACCGATCTGGGCGAGGACATCGACCGCCTGCCCGCGTTGCGCGAACCCGTGCTGTGCCTCCTGCCGCAGAAACCCGGGATTCTTCACGCCTACTGGGTTCTCCCCGACGGGGCGCCGGCCGGCCGCGACCTCAAGCTTCGGCTGTGCCGCAGCGAGCGCGACCGCCTCGACGTGTGGGAGGAGCTGCCGCTGCCCGCCGAGCACGGGAGCTGGTACTTCCACGTCCCGGACAGTCTTCAAAACCACGAGGTGGTGCTCCAGCTCGGCTACTACCGCGACCGCGACTTCGTGAGCGCCATCCATCGCGGCATCGCGCGCATCCCGAGCCTCTACGCATCGACGAGCACCGATCGCTGGTGGTGGATCGCGGAGGAGGATTTCCGGCGTCTGTACCTGAACGCCGGCGGCTTCGAAGCCGGTGTCCGCCGCTACGGCTGGGCGGCCTCTGTGGGAAGCCCCGGCGCCCCGCCACCGGGACCCGGCGAAGAACGGCTCGGCTGGCCCGGCGGCGTGAGCAGCCGGTAG
- a CDS encoding glycoside hydrolase family 57 protein, with product MDPKGYFALVLHAHLPFVRHPEHERFLEEDWLFEALTETYLPLLDVFEGLARRGIHFRVTMSLTPTLLSMMTDPLLQSRYVRYLDERLTALEGERRRTESDSYYQPVVLFYVDRYERLRRRFLEEDRLDPTRAFRRLMDAGYLEIVTCGATHGYLPLLAVNEESLYAQISMAVRTHERILGRRPRGIWLPECGYKPGIERILAEFGIDYFFLDSHGVLNADPRPRYGVHRPVRTPTGVAAFARDYESSKQVWSADEGYPGDPTYREFYRDAGFDVHEPHIAALHHAGIPGFTGLKYHRITGKTDWKEPYHPGWAQERAAMHAGHFMFNRQLQVSWLTSFLDRPPIVVAPYDAELFGHWWFEGPQWIDFLLRKIAFDQNDIKTITPAEYLDRFSDLQPVAPPECSWGAGGFHEVWLNGSNDWMYPHLHQAAERMSGLVRRFQHADGVLRWTLDQAARELLLAQASDWAFIMKTGTAVDYAVRRFKTHIHRFDRLTSMAEQNGYDEGYLRAVAERDTIFPDMDYRIFRSRPLL from the coding sequence GTGGACCCCAAAGGCTACTTCGCGCTCGTCCTGCACGCGCACCTGCCGTTCGTGCGGCATCCCGAGCACGAGCGCTTCCTGGAAGAAGACTGGCTCTTCGAGGCGCTGACCGAGACGTACCTGCCGCTGCTCGACGTGTTCGAGGGGCTGGCGCGCCGCGGCATCCACTTCCGCGTGACGATGTCGCTCACGCCCACGCTCCTCTCGATGATGACGGATCCGCTGCTCCAGTCCCGGTATGTCCGCTACCTCGACGAGCGCCTCACGGCGCTCGAAGGCGAGCGCCGTCGCACCGAGAGCGACTCGTACTACCAGCCGGTCGTTCTCTTTTATGTGGACCGTTACGAGCGGCTGCGCAGGCGCTTCCTCGAGGAGGACCGGCTCGACCCGACGCGCGCCTTCCGCCGCCTCATGGACGCGGGCTACCTCGAGATCGTCACCTGCGGCGCGACGCACGGCTACCTCCCGCTGCTCGCGGTGAACGAAGAGAGCCTTTACGCGCAGATCTCGATGGCCGTGCGCACCCACGAACGCATCCTCGGCCGCCGCCCGCGCGGCATCTGGCTCCCGGAATGCGGTTACAAGCCCGGCATCGAGCGCATCCTCGCGGAGTTCGGAATCGATTACTTCTTTCTCGATTCGCACGGAGTCCTAAACGCCGATCCGCGACCCAGGTATGGCGTCCACCGACCCGTGCGGACGCCGACCGGCGTCGCCGCGTTCGCGCGCGACTACGAATCGTCGAAACAGGTCTGGTCGGCCGACGAGGGTTACCCGGGCGACCCCACGTATCGCGAGTTCTATCGCGACGCCGGGTTCGACGTGCACGAGCCGCACATCGCGGCGCTCCATCACGCGGGCATTCCCGGCTTCACGGGGCTCAAGTACCACCGCATCACGGGCAAGACCGACTGGAAGGAGCCGTACCACCCGGGCTGGGCACAGGAACGGGCGGCAATGCATGCGGGGCACTTCATGTTCAACCGGCAGCTCCAGGTGAGCTGGCTGACCTCGTTCCTCGACCGCCCGCCGATCGTGGTGGCGCCCTACGACGCCGAGCTTTTCGGTCACTGGTGGTTCGAGGGGCCGCAGTGGATCGATTTCCTGCTGCGCAAGATCGCGTTCGACCAGAACGACATCAAGACGATCACGCCGGCCGAGTACCTCGACCGCTTTTCCGATCTCCAGCCCGTCGCGCCGCCCGAGTGCAGCTGGGGCGCGGGCGGCTTCCACGAGGTGTGGCTGAACGGCTCGAACGACTGGATGTACCCGCACCTGCACCAGGCGGCCGAGCGCATGAGCGGGCTGGTGCGACGCTTCCAGCACGCCGACGGCGTGCTGCGCTGGACCCTCGACCAGGCGGCGCGCGAACTGCTGCTCGCGCAGGCGAGCGACTGGGCGTTCATCATGAAGACCGGGACCGCGGTCGACTACGCCGTGCGGCGGTTCAAGACGCACATTCACCGCTTCGACCGCCTGACCTCGATGGCGGAGCAGAACGGCTACGACGAGGGATATCTCCGGGCGGTCGCCGAGCGGGACACGATCTTCCCGGACATGGATTACCGCATCTTCCGGTCACGGCCGCTGCTCTGA
- a CDS encoding YihY/virulence factor BrkB family protein, which produces MGLKADLLEVWTLGGLSPRQLAVRVYRQINEDDVWGYAAQLAFYFLFAIFPFFIFLTALLAYVPIPDLMGQLLEVLAGLVPEQVLAVIQKNLEQLLAEPRGGLLSFGILLALWMASSAFAAITNSLNRAYGVTESRPFWKVRGMAIVLTVGLAVMIILSMALLIFGPELGGLLAERLGVGGAFDVAWNLIRWPVIVLLMILGAALIYYFAPDVEQAWRWITPGSVFAVIAWIPMSLLFGLYVEHFGDYNRTYGSIGAIIMLLTWMYLSGFFLLVGGEINAEIEDAAASGKNRGEKRLPPDGGAVLPRKGRRRSKRRKATA; this is translated from the coding sequence ATGGGGCTCAAGGCGGACCTGCTGGAGGTGTGGACGCTCGGCGGTCTCAGCCCGCGCCAGCTCGCCGTACGCGTTTACCGGCAGATCAACGAGGACGACGTTTGGGGGTACGCGGCACAGCTCGCGTTCTATTTTCTGTTCGCCATCTTTCCCTTCTTCATCTTTCTGACGGCCCTGCTGGCCTATGTCCCGATTCCCGATCTGATGGGACAGCTCCTGGAGGTGCTCGCCGGCCTGGTGCCCGAGCAAGTGCTCGCCGTGATCCAAAAGAACCTCGAGCAGCTTCTCGCCGAGCCGCGCGGCGGGCTGCTGTCCTTCGGCATCCTGCTCGCCTTGTGGATGGCGTCCAGCGCGTTCGCCGCGATCACGAACAGCCTCAACCGGGCGTACGGGGTGACCGAGAGCCGGCCCTTCTGGAAGGTCCGGGGAATGGCGATTGTCCTGACGGTCGGACTCGCGGTCATGATCATCCTGTCGATGGCGCTGCTGATTTTCGGTCCGGAGCTCGGCGGCCTCCTTGCCGAGCGCCTGGGCGTGGGCGGCGCCTTCGACGTCGCGTGGAACCTGATCCGCTGGCCCGTCATCGTGCTGCTCATGATCCTGGGCGCCGCGCTTATCTACTATTTTGCGCCGGACGTGGAGCAGGCATGGCGCTGGATCACCCCGGGCTCCGTGTTCGCCGTCATCGCGTGGATACCGATGTCGCTGCTGTTCGGCCTGTACGTCGAGCACTTCGGCGATTACAACCGCACCTACGGATCGATCGGCGCGATCATCATGCTGCTGACGTGGATGTACCTGAGCGGTTTCTTCCTGCTCGTGGGCGGCGAGATCAACGCGGAGATCGAGGACGCCGCGGCGAGCGGGAAGAACCGCGGCGAGAAGCGGCTCCCGCCGGATGGCGGGGCCGTGCTTCCGCGGAAGGGACGCCGACGTTCGAAAAGACGGAAGGCGACGGCGTGA